In Streptomyces sp. NBC_00704, a genomic segment contains:
- a CDS encoding helix-turn-helix domain-containing protein, protein MSVDGQAVRLGDETGDTNCTNGTDGTNSTDEPGGEVDPDDEWGIAVVATVGRQLRLRREAAGMRVADFATAVGYGEDMVYKIEGGKRIPRPEYLDRADGILQAGGLLSAMNEDVRKVQYPKKVREIAGLEARAVEIQLYDPLSIHGLLQTPEYARALLRMRRPAYAEDVVVRGVAARVARKSVFERDPAPEISFVQDEWTLRRRLGGVTVLRAQLEHLLEVAELRNVEFQVMPMDREEHAGVDGGIEVLKFSDGSAVGRSPALANGRALTDASRLRILELRYGIIRAQALTPRESLAFVKRLLGDM, encoded by the coding sequence ATGTCGGTCGACGGCCAGGCGGTACGGCTCGGGGACGAGACGGGCGACACGAACTGCACGAACGGCACGGACGGCACGAACAGCACGGACGAGCCGGGCGGGGAGGTGGACCCGGACGACGAGTGGGGCATCGCGGTCGTGGCCACCGTCGGCCGTCAGCTGAGGCTGCGCCGGGAGGCGGCCGGGATGCGGGTCGCCGACTTCGCGACAGCCGTGGGTTACGGCGAGGACATGGTGTACAAGATCGAGGGCGGGAAGCGGATCCCGCGTCCCGAGTACCTGGACCGGGCGGACGGCATCCTCCAGGCGGGCGGCCTGCTCTCGGCCATGAACGAGGACGTCAGGAAGGTCCAGTACCCGAAGAAGGTACGGGAGATCGCGGGGCTGGAGGCCCGGGCGGTCGAGATCCAGCTCTACGATCCGCTGAGCATCCACGGGCTGTTGCAGACGCCGGAGTACGCGCGGGCCTTGCTGCGGATGCGGCGGCCCGCGTATGCGGAGGACGTGGTCGTTCGCGGCGTGGCCGCTCGTGTGGCGCGCAAGTCGGTCTTCGAGCGGGATCCCGCGCCGGAGATCAGCTTCGTACAGGACGAGTGGACGCTGCGGCGTCGGCTCGGTGGGGTGACGGTCCTGCGCGCACAGCTCGAACACCTGCTGGAGGTCGCCGAGTTGAGGAACGTCGAGTTCCAGGTGATGCCCATGGACCGCGAGGAGCACGCCGGCGTGGACGGCGGGATCGAGGTGCTGAAGTTTTCCGACGGTTCGGCGGTCGGACGTTCCCCTGCGCTGGCGAACGGCCGGGCGCTCACCGATGCCAGCCGTCTACGTATCCTGGAACTGAGGTACGGCATCATCCGGGCCCAGGCGCTCACGCCACGTGAGTCGCTGGCCTTCGTCAAGCGACTGCTGGGGGATATGTGA
- a CDS encoding DUF397 domain-containing protein: MIRNLVWFKSSYSSGAEADSCVEVAVAPAAVHVRDSKNPEDGPAFHVASAAWTRFVTYASGGEGRGQ; encoded by the coding sequence GTGATCCGGAACCTGGTCTGGTTCAAGAGCAGCTACAGCAGCGGTGCCGAAGCCGACTCCTGCGTCGAAGTGGCCGTCGCCCCCGCCGCCGTCCACGTCCGTGACAGCAAGAACCCGGAGGACGGCCCCGCCTTCCACGTTGCCTCCGCCGCCTGGACGCGGTTCGTGACGTACGCGTCAGGCGGAGAAGGCCGCGGCCAGTAG
- the rpsJ gene encoding 30S ribosomal protein S10 codes for MAGQKIRIRLKAYDHEVIDSSAKKIVETVTRTGASVAGPVPLPTEKNVYCVIKSPHKYKDSREHFEMRTHKRLIDILDPTPKTVDSLMRLDLPAGVDIEIKL; via the coding sequence ATGGCGGGACAGAAGATCCGCATCCGGCTCAAGGCCTACGACCACGAGGTCATCGACAGCTCGGCGAAGAAGATCGTCGAGACGGTGACGCGTACTGGTGCGTCGGTCGCGGGCCCGGTGCCGCTGCCCACTGAGAAGAACGTGTACTGCGTCATCAAGTCGCCGCACAAGTACAAGGACTCGCGCGAGCACTTCGAGATGCGCACGCACAAGCGCCTGATCGACATCCTCGACCCGACCCCCAAGACCGTTGACTCTCTGATGCGACTCGACCTTCCGGCCGGTGTCGACATCGAGATCAAGCTCTGA
- the rplC gene encoding 50S ribosomal protein L3, whose amino-acid sequence MAKQIKGILGEKLGMTQVWDENNRVVPVTVVKAGPNVVTQVRTNDSDGYESVQIAFGEIDPRKVNKPLKGHFAKADVTPRRHLVEIRTADAAEYTLGQEITAEVFEAGVKVDVTGKSKGKGFAGVMKRHNFKGLGAGHGTQRKHRSPGSIGGCATPGRVFKGLRMAGRMGNERVTTQNLTVHAVDAEKGLLLIKGAVPGPNGGLVLVRTAAKGA is encoded by the coding sequence ATGGCTAAGCAGATCAAGGGCATCCTGGGCGAGAAGCTCGGCATGACGCAGGTGTGGGACGAGAACAACCGTGTTGTTCCGGTCACCGTCGTCAAGGCCGGCCCCAACGTCGTGACCCAGGTCCGTACGAACGACAGTGACGGCTACGAGTCGGTCCAGATCGCCTTCGGCGAGATCGACCCGCGCAAGGTGAACAAGCCCCTCAAGGGCCACTTCGCCAAGGCCGACGTCACGCCCCGTCGCCACCTCGTCGAGATCCGGACGGCCGATGCCGCCGAGTACACGCTCGGTCAGGAAATCACCGCCGAGGTCTTCGAGGCCGGCGTGAAGGTCGACGTGACCGGCAAGAGCAAGGGCAAGGGCTTCGCCGGTGTCATGAAGCGTCACAACTTCAAGGGCCTCGGCGCCGGTCACGGCACCCAGCGCAAGCACCGCTCGCCCGGTTCCATCGGTGGCTGCGCCACCCCGGGCCGCGTGTTCAAGGGCCTCCGCATGGCGGGTCGCATGGGCAACGAGCGTGTCACCACCCAGAACCTGACCGTCCACGCCGTTGACGCGGAGAAGGGTCTGCTGCTCATCAAGGGCGCTGTCCCCGGTCCGAACGGCGGCCTCGTCCTGGTCCGCACCGCGGCCAAGGGGGCCTGA